The window CCAAGGTCCCCAGCGCGGCCGCCGACTGAGGCGAGGCACCCACCCCTGGTTGCGGCCTCGAGACGGGAGCTTCGCAAGCGGAGGGGTCGGGGAAGGGATTATACCCTTTGCTTTGGGTCTAGGCTAAAACCTCGCGGGGACTTTCTACCGGGGCCCGCATGGGGTGGAATTAGAGGTAAAGGGGCTCCACCCCTTCGTGGGCGAAGGGGAGGAGCTCGTAGAGGGCCCGGGGGTCGGGTGGGGCGTCCAGGAGGAGCCCTTCCCGGGGAAGCTCCTCGGCGCGCATCCTCCGCGGCGGAAGGGCCTCCCTAGGCCTCCCTCCTTCCAGGACGTAGGTGGCCCCGTAGTAGAGGCGGTTCCTGGCGGTGAAAAGGGGGGTGAGGGGCCTTCCCTCCTCCAGGAAGGGCCAGGCCGCCGCCAGGAGGGAGCTCGCCCCGTAAACCCGGGCCCCCAGGGCTTGGGCCAGGCCGAGGCCTGCCGCCAAGGCGATGCGGAGGCCCGTGTATGAGCCCGGGCCTTCCCCCAGGACGAGGGCGGAGATCTCCTCCCGCCCGGTACCCACCTCCCTCAGGACCTCCTCTAGGAGGCCGAAAAGTACCTCCTCGTGCCGCCTCTCCACCCGCACCACCCGGCCCAGGCCTACCTCCCCGCGGAAGAGGCCCAAGGAGAGGTAGGGGGTAGCGGTATCCAGGGTGAGGGTCCACATCCTACCTATCCTATATACTCCAGCACGGGATGCGGGCCTTCCCCCTTCATGCCCTCCTTTCCCTGGGTGCCCTCCTCACCCTTGGGGTCTATGCCCGGCGCCTGGGCTTCCTGCCCGAGGGGGTGGTCCTCCTCGGGCTTGGCCTCTACGGGGCCCTGAGCCTCTACGGCCTACGTTTCGGCTGGGCTTACCTTCTCCTCCTCCCGGGTCTGTTGGCGCCCTGGTTCCCCCTGGCCCCCTTCTTGGTTCCCCTCGCCTTCGCCTTGGCCTTCGGCAGGCGCCTGCCCGAGAAGGCCCAGGGGGCCGTCTACGGCTGGGCCCTGGTCTGGCCTGCCCTGGCCCTCCTCCTGGTGTGGCATGTCTTCCCCGCCCTTTACGCTTTCTACCTCAGCCTCTTTGACCGGGTGAACTTCCTGCGCCCGGCGGCCTTCGTGGGCCTAGAGAACTACCGCATCCTCCTCGAGGACCCCCTCTTCTGGCGGGCCTTGGGCAACACCTTCTGGTACGCGGTCTTTACCGTACCCACGGGGATCCTCTTGGCCACCTTCGTGGCCATCCTTTTGAACACCAAGCTGGCCTTCCAGGGCTTCTACCGCACCCTCTACTTCCTGCCCTACATCACCGCCCTCACGGCTGCCGCAGCGGTGTGGCGCTGGATCTACCACCCCGAGTTCGGCCTGCTCAACTGGCTGCTCTCTACCCCGGGGCTGGACTGGCTCAACACCCCCACCGGGGTCTTCGCCCTCCTCCTCCGGCCCCTGGGCCTCGAGGTCCAGGGCTTTTTCGCCGGCCCCAGCCTGGCCTTCGTGGCGGTCATGGCCATGAGCCTCTGGCACCTTCTGGGCTACCAGGTGGTGATCCTTCTAGCGGGGCTCCAGGCCATCCCCAAGGAGTACTACGAGGCGGCCGAGCTGGATGGGGCGAGCTTTTTCCAGCAGCACCGCCTCATCACCTGGCCCCTCCTTTCCCCCACCACCTTCTTTCTCTTCACCCTGGGCCTCATCGGGGCCTTTCAGGTGTTCACCCAGGTCTACGTGCTGACCCCCACGGGCGGGGTTTTGCAGGACACCCTCACCCTGACCTTTTACCTCTACAACAAGGGCTTCCGCGACGCCAACTTTTCCTACGCCAGCGCCATCGCCATGGTCACCTTTCTCCTCATCCTCGCCCTCACCCTCCTGCAAAGGCGGGTGCTGGAGAGGCGGGTGAACTATGAGATCTAGAGCCTTCGCCCTCCTCGTTCACCTCCTCCTCCTTTCGGGGGGGCTGGTCATGGCCTTCCCTTTTTACTGGATGCTGGCCACCAGCTTCAAAAGCCCCCAGGAGGCCCTCCAGGCCAGGCCCATCTGGGTGCCGGAGCGCATGAAGCCGGGGAACTGGCTGAAGGCCGCCCGGCTGGGGGATAGCCCCCTCTTCGGGGGGCTCGGCCCGGGAAGGAGCGTGGAGCTTGCGTTTCCGGCCCCCGAAGGCCGCGCCCCCCGGGCCTTCGTGCCCCGGGTCCCGGGGGCCTTCGCCGACCCCAGGGCGGAGGGCACCCGGGTGGAGGTGCTCCGCCGGGGGAGGGCTTACGTGGTGCGCCTCACCAACACCACCAACGAGGCCTTCCGCACCCTTCCCCTCGTGGTCCTTTGGCCCAAGGCGGTGCCCCTGAGCCCCCCCCTGCCCCCCGACGCGCTCCGCTCCCAGGGGGAGGACTGGCGGCTGGAGTGGGTGAATGCGGTCCCGGGGGCCTTGGGGTACGTGTTTCACAACTACCTCGAGGCCTGGCAGGCGGCGCCCTGGGGCCGCTACTTCTTCAACAGCCTGTTCACCGCCTTCACCCAGGTGGCCGTGGGCCTCTTCCTGGCGGCCCTGGCCGCCTTCGCCCTGGCCCGCATCCCCTTCCCGGGGAAGGAGGTGGTCTTTGTCCTCGTCCTGGCCACCATGATGGTGCCGGGAGAGGTGCTCCTCATCCCCAACTACGTGCTCCTCGCCCGGCTGGGCTGGCTGGACACCTACTACGCCCTCATCGTGCCCTGGCTGGCCTCGGCCTTCGGGATCTTCCTCCTGCGGCAGTTTTACCTTTCCCTGCCCCAGGACCTCTTTGACGCGGCCCGGATAGATGGGGCGGGGTACCTCACCCAGCTCTTCCGCATCGCCCTGCCTTTGAGCGTTCCTGGGCTCGTCTCCTACGGCATCTTCACCTTCCTGGGGGCGTACAACGCCCTCCTCTGGCCCCTCATCGTTACCCAGAGCCCGGGGATGCGCACGGTGCAGCTGGGCCTGCAGGCCTTCGTTTCCGAAGCGGGCTCGGACTACGGGGCCCTGATGGCCGCCAGCACCTTCGTCATCGCTCCGGTGATCCTGGGCTACTTCTTGGCCCAGCGCCAGTTCATCCAGGGCATCGCCCGCTCCGGCCTCAAGTGAGGCCCCCCGGGAGCGGGGTATACTCTTGGGCGGGAGGTGTCTATGAGAGCCCTTTGGTTGCTGACGGCGTTTTTGGGTCTCGCCCTGGCCCAGCAGGCCAAGCCGGAGGACGTGATCAAGGACCAGTGCGCCAAGGCCAAGGTGGTGGCCGAGCTCTGGCACGGCTTCACCGGGGGCGCCCCCAAGGCGGCCTTGGAGAACCTGGTGGTGGAGTTCAATAAGGCCCAGCAGGGCCGGTGTGTCCGCCCGGTCCCTCAGGGGAGCTACCGGGACCTCTCCACCAAGATCAAGGCGGCCTTCGCCGCCGGGAAGGTGCCGGCCATGGCCCAGGCCTACGAGAACAACATCGCCCTCTACCTCGAGGCCAAGGCGCTTCTGCCCATTGAGTCCCTGGGGGTGAGGCTCCAGGGGGTGAACCTCTCCTTCCTGAACGCGGTGCGCTTTGGGGGCGTGGTCTACGGGGTGCCCTTCAACAAGAGCGTCCAGGTCCTCTACTACAACAAGGACCTCCTGAGGAAGCACGGGGC of the Thermus islandicus DSM 21543 genome contains:
- a CDS encoding carbohydrate ABC transporter permease — encoded protein: MRAFPLHALLSLGALLTLGVYARRLGFLPEGVVLLGLGLYGALSLYGLRFGWAYLLLLPGLLAPWFPLAPFLVPLAFALAFGRRLPEKAQGAVYGWALVWPALALLLVWHVFPALYAFYLSLFDRVNFLRPAAFVGLENYRILLEDPLFWRALGNTFWYAVFTVPTGILLATFVAILLNTKLAFQGFYRTLYFLPYITALTAAAAVWRWIYHPEFGLLNWLLSTPGLDWLNTPTGVFALLLRPLGLEVQGFFAGPSLAFVAVMAMSLWHLLGYQVVILLAGLQAIPKEYYEAAELDGASFFQQHRLITWPLLSPTTFFLFTLGLIGAFQVFTQVYVLTPTGGVLQDTLTLTFYLYNKGFRDANFSYASAIAMVTFLLILALTLLQRRVLERRVNYEI
- the tsaB gene encoding tRNA (adenosine(37)-N6)-threonylcarbamoyltransferase complex dimerization subunit type 1 TsaB, with product MWTLTLDTATPYLSLGLFRGEVGLGRVVRVERRHEEVLFGLLEEVLREVGTGREEISALVLGEGPGSYTGLRIALAAGLGLAQALGARVYGASSLLAAAWPFLEEGRPLTPLFTARNRLYYGATYVLEGGRPREALPPRRMRAEELPREGLLLDAPPDPRALYELLPFAHEGVEPLYL
- a CDS encoding carbohydrate ABC transporter permease, which produces MAFPFYWMLATSFKSPQEALQARPIWVPERMKPGNWLKAARLGDSPLFGGLGPGRSVELAFPAPEGRAPRAFVPRVPGAFADPRAEGTRVEVLRRGRAYVVRLTNTTNEAFRTLPLVVLWPKAVPLSPPLPPDALRSQGEDWRLEWVNAVPGALGYVFHNYLEAWQAAPWGRYFFNSLFTAFTQVAVGLFLAALAAFALARIPFPGKEVVFVLVLATMMVPGEVLLIPNYVLLARLGWLDTYYALIVPWLASAFGIFLLRQFYLSLPQDLFDAARIDGAGYLTQLFRIALPLSVPGLVSYGIFTFLGAYNALLWPLIVTQSPGMRTVQLGLQAFVSEAGSDYGALMAASTFVIAPVILGYFLAQRQFIQGIARSGLK